One window of Medicago truncatula cultivar Jemalong A17 chromosome 2, MtrunA17r5.0-ANR, whole genome shotgun sequence genomic DNA carries:
- the LOC11424917 gene encoding allantoinase, producing MDQLLWRVLPLLTLLISFSLFFYLQSPIIKLPGDECSLLPYSHYWISSKRILTSQGFISGSVEINEGKIVSIVEGYGKKDNSVHQVIDYGDAVVMPGLIDVHVHLDEPGRTDWEGFVTGTQAAAAGGVTTVVDMPLNNHPTTMSKETLELKLEAAEDKIYVDVGFWGGLVPENAQNTSILEGLLDAGVLGLKSFMCPSGIDDFPMTTIEHIKEGLSVLAKYRRPLLVHSEIQQDSESSSELEGNGDPHSYKTYLDTRPPSWEEAAIKELVDATKDTRIGGSLEGAHVHIVHLSDSSASLDLIKEAKRRGDSISIETCPHYLTFSSEEIPDKDTRYKCSPPIRDASNREKLWEALLDGHIDLLSSDHSPTVPKLKLLKEGDFLKAWGGISSLQFDLPVTWSYGKKHGLTLEKLSLLWSQKPAKLAGLESKGAIAVGNHADIVVWQPEVEFDLNDDYPVFIKHPSLSAYMGSRLAGKVLDTFVRGNLVFKDGKHAPAACGVPILAK from the exons ATGGATCAGCTACTATGGAGAGTATTGCCACTGTTAACACTCCTAATTTCATTCTCACTATTCTTCTATTTACAATCTCCTATTATAAAG TTACCAGGAGATGAGTGCAGTCTTCTTCCATATAGTCATTATTGGATATCCAGCAAACGTATTTTGACTTCACAAGGATTCATTTCTGGATCAG TGGAGATAAACGAAGGGAAGATAGTTTCTATTGTTGAAGGTTATGGCAAGAAGGATAATTCTGTGCATCAAGTGATTGATTATGGAGATGCTGTTGTCATGCCTGGCTTGATTGATGT GCATGTACATCTTGATGAACCCGGGAGAACTGATTGGGAGGGATTTGTTACTGGTACCCAAGCTGCTGCTGCTG GAGGTGTAACTACCGTCGTTGACATGCCTCTAAACAATCATCCAACAACCATGTCTAAGGAAACGCTAGAACTTAAG CTTGAAGCTGCAGAGGATAAAATCTATGTCGATGTTG GTTTTTGGGGAGGCCTGGTTCCTGAAAATGCACAAAATACCAGTATTCTTGAAGGTCTCTTAGATGCTGGTGTTCTTGGTTTAAAG TCTTTCATGTGTCCTTCAGGAATTGATGACTTCCCGATGACTACTATTGAACATATCAAG GAGGGATTGTCTGTGTTGGCAAAATACAGAAGACCTTTACTTGTGCACTCCGAGATTCAACAAGATTCTGAAAGTAGTTCGGAACTTGAAGGTAATGGCGACCCTCATTCTTACAAGACATATCTCGACACTAGGCCACCTTCTTG GGAGGAGGCAGCCATTAAAGAACTTGTAGATGCTACAAAGGATACTAGAATCGGTGGTTCTTTAGAAGGAGCACATGTTCACATTGTCCACTTGTCTGATTCAAGTGCTTCCTTGGATCTTATTAAG GAAGCAAAACGCCGTGGGGACAGCATCAGCATCGAAACTTGCCCCCATTACCTAACATTCTCATCTGAAGAGATACCAGATAAAGATACTCGTTACAAGTGTTCCCCGCCCATTCGTGATGCATCAAACCGAGAAAAGTTATGGGAGGCTCTACTG GACGGACACATTGACCTATTAAGTTCTGATCATTCACCAACTGTACCTAAACTCAAGCTTCTTAAGGAAGGTGACTTCTTGAAAGCGTGGGGTGGCATATCATCTTTGCAG TTCGATCTTCCAGTGACTTGGTCATATGGGAAGAAGCATGGGTTAACTCTAGAAAAATTATCGTTATTGTGGAGCCAGAAACCTGCAAAATTAGCGGGGTTAGAATCAAAG GGAGCCATTGCAGTTGGAAATCATGCAGATATTGTAGTGTGGCAGCCAGAGGTGGAGTTTGACCTTAACGACGATTATCCTGTTTTCATTAAACATCCT AGCCTGTCTGCATATATGGGAAGTAGGTTAGCAGGAAAAGTTTTGGACACTTTTGTGAGAGGAAACCTTGTCTTTAAGGATGGTAAGCATGCTCCTGCTGCCTGTGGTGTTCCGATTCTAGCCAAATGA
- the LOC11427221 gene encoding sphingolipid delta(4)-desaturase DES1-like — translation MSGKKQTITSGKVREGLCDVRETREKMGKGGGGGEDEEGVMMAGDFFWSYTDEPHASRRRQILSKYPHIKQLFGPDPFAFFKISVVVLLQLGTAVLLKDAGRLKILLVAYFFGSFLNHNLFLAIHELSHNLAFSTPVYNRWLGIFANLPIGVPMSVTFQKYHLEHHRFQGVDGVDMDIPSHMEAHVVTNVLAKTIWVFLQLFFYAFRPLFLKPKPPGIWEFINFSVQIALDVSMVYFWGWKSLAYLILATFVGGGMHPMAGHFISEHYVFNPEQETYSYYGPLNLLTWHVGYHNEHHDFPRIPGNKLHKVKEIAPEYYDSLSHYKSWSQVIYMYITDRTIGPYSRMKRKPSKTE, via the exons ATGTCGGGGAAGAAACAAACGATAACCAGCGGGAAAGTGAGGGAGG GTTTATGTGATGTGAGagaaacaagagaaaaaatggGTAAAGGCGGAGGCggaggagaagatgaagaaggagtAATGATGGCTGGTGATTTCTTTTGGTCATATACCGATGAACCTCATGCTTCTCGCCGTCGTCAGATCCTCTCCAAATACCCTCATATTAAACAACTCTTTGGTCCTGATCCCTTCGCATTCTTCAAG ATTAGTGTTGTTGTTCTGCTTCAGCTTGGTACTGCTGTTTTACTTAAGGATGCAGGGCGGCTGAAGATACTTCTAGTAGCCTATTTTTTTGGCTCATTCCTCAACCACAACCTCTTCTTGGCTATCCATGAGCTCAGTCACAATCTTGCTTTTTCAACTCCAGTTTACAACCGTTGGCTTGGGATTTTCGCTAATCTCCCTATAGGCGTACCTATGTCCGTAACCTTCCAAAAGTATCACTTGGAGCACCATCGCTTCCAAGGTGTCGATGGTGTTGATATGGATATCCCTAGTCACATGGAAGCACATGTCGTAACAAATGTTCTTGCGAAAACCATTTGGGTCTTTTTACAGCTATTCTTTTATGCATTTCGACCGTTGTTTCTTAAACCGAAACCTCCAGGTATTTGGGAATTCATCAACTTCTCTGTTCAGATTGCCCTTGATGTCTCAATGGTTTATTTCTGGGGTTGGAAATCCTTAGCTTATCTCATACTTGCCACATTTGTTGGTGGAGGAATGCATCCAATGGCTGGTCACTTCATTTCAGAACATTATGTATTCAATCCTGAACAAGAGACATATTCTTACTATGGACCTCTGAATCTTCTCACATGGCATGTAGGTTACCACAACGAGCACCATGATTTTCCAAGAATTCCTGGAAACAAACTTCACAAGGTGAAGGAGATTGCACCAGAATATTATGATAGTTTGTCACACTATAAATCATGGAGTCAGGTTATTTACATGTATATTACGGACAGAACAATTGGACCTTATAGCAGAATGAAGAGAAAGCCAAGCAAAACTGAATGA
- the LOC11424918 gene encoding E3 ubiquitin-protein ligase AIRP2, translating into MYISGGSSSMGRSFKESLKLLEADIHHANTLASDFPREYDGACLQMRMSYSPAAHLFLFLVQWTDCNLAGALGLLRILIYKVYVDGTTTMSTHERKASIREFYAVIYPSLLQLEKGVTDAEDKKQKVVCMERYRRREDEEHKQFSDIDFEREEECGICMEMNSKIVLPNCNHVMCLKCYHEWRARSQSCPFCRDSLKRVNSGDLWIFTDSRDIVDMETVTRENLRRLFMYIDKLPLIIPESLFDPYDSHLR; encoded by the exons ATGTACATAAGTGGTGGTTCTTCTTCCATGGGAAGGTCTTTTAAGGAATCTCTTAAACTGCTTGAAGCTGATATTCATCATGCCAATACCTT GGCATCTGATTTTCCAAGGGAATATGATGGTGCTTGTCTTCAAATGAGAATGTCATACAGTCCAGCAGCACACTTGTTTCTTTTTCTGGTTCAATGGACAGATTGCAATCTTGCTGGAGCCCTTGGACTATTAAGAATCCTAATTTACAAG GTGTATGTGGATGGGACTACTACCATGTCTACACATGAAAGAAAAGCAAGTATTAGGGAATTCTATG CGGTCATATATCCGTCTTTGTTACAACTTGAAAAAGGTGTCACTGATGCTGAGGATAAAAAACAGAAGGTTGTATGCATGGAGCGGTATCGTAGAAGAGAAGATGAGGAGCACAAACAATTCTCAGACATAGactttgaaagagaagaagagtgTGGAATATGTATGGAGATGAATAGTAAGATTGTGTTGCCTAACTGCAACCATGTCATGTGCCTGAAATGTTACCATGAATg GAGAGCAAGATCACAGTCATGCCCCTTTTGTCGTGACAGTCTTAAAAGAGTGAACTCGGGCGATCTCTGGATATTTACCGATAGTAGGGACATAGTAGACATGGAAACGGTAACAAGGGAGAATCTTAGAAGGCTTTTCATGTACATAGATAAGTTACCTTTGATCATACCAGAATCCCTTTTTGACCCTTATGACTCTCACTTAAGATAA